The following proteins are co-located in the Hydractinia symbiolongicarpus strain clone_291-10 chromosome 7, HSymV2.1, whole genome shotgun sequence genome:
- the LOC130649554 gene encoding fibrinogen-like protein A — MVNWRHLLFKMHALKELLLVLLKLSLFAENVAQDCPQMGHFKRAANVRLNTTSTNVIRTVTETAVEDCLGSCFVDNGNCKSIVGVEVSPNVVHCQLLRINAFELPAYIEQAVNIHTFFQVPCDNPSPSIFGLLIANARDCKDVYDAGFTNDGIYQVIINNKRVHVLCDMNYLGGGWTVILKRFDGSLNFKRNWDAFKFGFGNLTSEFWFGNLPIQDLTEQQENEIVFILKTFASEEPYYAFYDKFHLQGVNFTLKVGSYVAHFGQLQAGDSLYYHNNTQFATHDRDNDHFCASFYGAWWMDYCFMATFFGEYANETCHADGYCMHWNTLIDINLSLKSATAMIRKKQL, encoded by the coding sequence ATGGTCAACTGGCGACATCTGTTATTCAAAATGCATGCACTAAAAGAATTATTGCTTGTACTTctaaaactgtcgctttttgcAGAAAATGTTGCTCAAGATTGTCCACAGATGGGACATTTTAAGCGGGCAGCAAACGTAAGATTGAATACAACATCGACTAATGTAATCAGGACGGTCACAGAAACTGCCGTGGAGGATTGTTTGGGTTCGTGCTTTGTTGACAATGGAAACTGCAAATCCATTGTGGGCGTTGAAGTATCTCCTAATGTTGTTCACTGCCAATTACTTCGAATTAATGCATTTGAGCTACCCGCTTACATTGAGCAAGCTGTCAACATTCATACATTTTTTCAAGTCCCGTGCGATAATCCTAGTCCATCTATTTTTGGACTTCTTATTGCCAATGCAAGAGACTGCAAGGATGTATACGACGCAGGCTTTACCAATGACGGCATTTACCAGGTAATCATTAATAACAAAAGAGTACATGTTTTATGTGACATGAATTACCTCGGTGGGGGCTGGACGGTTATCCTGAAACGATTCGATGGTTCCTTGAACTTTAAGAGAAATTGGGACGCCTTTAAGTTTGGTTTTGGCAATTTAACTTCCGAGTTTTGGTTCGGAAATCTACCCATTCAAGATTTAACTGAACAACaggaaaatgaaattgtttttatacttAAAACATTTGCATCAGAAGAGCCGTACTACGCCTTCTATGATAAATTTCACTTACAGGGTGTAAATTTTACTCTTAAAGTGGGGTCGTACGTCGCACATTTTGGACAATTGCAGGCAGGAGACTCACTGTATTACCACAATAACACTCAATTCGCAACGCATGATCGAGACAACGATCATTTCTGCGCTTCATTCTATGGAGCATGGTGGATGGATTACTGCTTTATGGCCACTTTTTTTGGCGAATATGCAAATGAGACGTGTCATGCAGACGGATATTGCATGCATTGGAACACTTTAATTGACATTAACCTGTCTTTAAAATCTGCTACCGCCATGATTCGGAAAAAGCAATTGTAG